One genomic segment of Pempheris klunzingeri isolate RE-2024b chromosome 21, fPemKlu1.hap1, whole genome shotgun sequence includes these proteins:
- the cpb1 gene encoding carboxypeptidase B has protein sequence MKVLLLFGLVAFALADITRFEGEKVFRLKPVFDEHVTLIKELAQSIEVDFWSPESSELVTIDIDVDIRVPARYLDMVYTILQQSSIEHEILIEDVQTAVDGQADNKPTPRAHSYTKYNSWDKVQSWIASIATSNSNLISKQVIGNTYEGRPMTVLKLGKKSSSTKPAIFLDCGIHAREWISPAFCQWFVKEALSTYGSDSQMTSLLNQMDVFVLPVFNIDGYDYTHKANRMWRKTRSRKSGSSCIGADPNRNFNAGWCTIGASSNPCSDTFCGYKPESEIEVKNVADFIRRNKSIIKAYITIHSYSQLLLFPYSYTYELSAHHSELLKVAEGASAALRSLYGTRYTSGPGAATIYPAAGGSDDWAYDLGVKYSYTFELRDTGRYGFLLPESQIKPTCEETMLAVKYIAAYVQKNLY, from the exons ATGAAGGTCCTCCTGCTTTTCGGATTGGTGGCTTTTGCCCTGGCTGACATCACTCGCTTCGAGGG AGAAAAAGTCTTCCGTCTGAAGCCTGTGTTTGATGAGCATGTGACCCTCATTAAGGAACTGGCTCAGAGCATTGAG GTCGACTTCTGGAGTCCAGAGAGTTCTGAGCTGGTGACCATCGACATTGATGTGGACATTAGAGTGCCTGCCCGCTACCTGGACATGGTGTACACCatcctgcagcagagcagcattgAGCACGA GATCCTTATTGAGGACGTGCAGACTGCTGTTGATGGCCAGGCTGACAACAAGCCCACTCCCAGAGCTCACAGCTACACCAAGTACAACAGCTGGGACAAA GTCCAGTCCTGGATCGCTTCCATTGCTACCTCCAACTCCAACCTCATCAGCAAGCAGGTGATTGGAAACACCTACGAGGGACGCCCCATGACTGTTCTCAAG CTTGGTAAGAAGTCCAGCTCCACCAAACCCGCTATCTTCCTGGACTGCGGTATCCACGCTAGAGAGTGGATCTCTCCTGCTTTCTGCCAGTGGTTTGTCAAGGAG GCTCTGTCCACCTACGGCAGTGACTCTCAGATGACCAGCCTGCTCAACCAGATGGATGTCTTCGTCCTGCCTGTCTTTAACATTGATGGCTACGACTACACCCACAAGGCC AACAGGATGTGGAGGAAGACTCGCTCCAGGAAATCTGGCTCCAGCTGCATTGGAGCCGATCCCAACAGGAACTTCAACGCTGGCTGGTGCA CCATTGGAGCCTCCAGCAACCCCTGCAGCGACACCTTCTGTGGTTACAAACCTGAGTCTGAGATCGAGGTCAAGAACGTAGCCGACTTCATCCGCAGGAACAAGTCCATCATCAAGGCCTACATCACCATCCACTCCTACtcccagctgctgctcttccccTACTCTTACACCTATGAGCTGTCTGCACACCACAGTGAGCTC CTGAAGGTTGCTGAGGGcgcctctgctgctctgcgcAGTCTGTATGGTACTCGCTACACCAGCGGACCCGGTGCTGCAACCATCT ACCCCGCCGCTGGAGGCTCTGATGACTGGGCCTACGACCTGGGAGTGAAGTATTCCTACACCTTCGAGTTGCGTGACACTGGTCGTTATGGCTTCCTGCTGCCCGAGTCTCAGATCAAGCCCACATGCGAGGAGACCATGCTGGCCGTCAAGTACATTGCCGCCTACGTGCAGAAGAACCTCTATTAA
- the agtr1b gene encoding type-1 angiotensin II receptor A, producing the protein MQNITAGATEGIALTCGMSGSHEFIFTLIPIVYGCNFVIGIIGNSMVVAVIYCYMKLKTVANIFVLNLAVSDLTFLITLPMWATFTATGYHWPFGGFLCKASAGLVMFNLYTSIFFLTALSIDRYLAIVHPVRSRRFRTVVYARITCVVIWLFAFVLSVPTALTRDVHNITNSNKTVCGTLHAKIENAMRLKELLLAISLMKSLLGFLVPFVIIITCYCRIGRALLGARHIQKSSRSRDDEVLRMLAAAVLAFFLCWVPHQVFHLMQVLTQLILVENCAILEIIDTAMPFTICIAYFNSCVNPIVYGFVGHTFRKNLLRLLRCAPAGPTGPHQSISSKMSAFSFQASETLSLTAKSKASSDVK; encoded by the coding sequence ATGCAGAATATAACGGCAGGAGCGACAGAAGGGATAGCCCTGACATGCGGCATGTCTGGAAGCCACGAATTCATCTTCACCCTGATACCCATCGTCTACGGCTGTAACTTTGTCATCGGCATCATCGGAAACAGTATGGTGGTGGCTGTCATCTACTGCTACATGAAGCTCAAGACAGTGGCCAACATTTTTGTGCTCAATCTTGCTGTTTCTGACCTCACTTTCCTCATCACTCTGCCCATGTGGGCCACTTTCACTGCCACAGGCTATCACTGGCCCTTTGGAGGATTCCTGTGCAAGGCCAGTGCAGGGCTGGTGATGTTTAACCTCTACACCAGCATCTTCTTCCTCACAGCGCTCAGCATTGACCGGTATCTCGCCATTGTCCACCCAGTGCGATCACGCAGGTTCCGCACTGTGGTGTACGCACGAATCACCTGCGTAGTGATCTGGCTTTTCGCCTTTGTGCTCAGTGTGCCCACAGCACTGACCAGGGATGTCCACAACATCACAAACTCTAACAAAACAGTGTGCGGCACTCTGCACGCGAAGATTGAAAATGCCATGAGGCTGAAGGAGCTCCTGCTGGCCATTAGCCTGATGAAAAGCCTGCTGGGCTTCTTGGTGCcctttgtcatcatcatcacctgcTACTGCCGCATCGGACGGGCGCTGCTGGGGGCGAGACACATCCAGAAAAGCTCCCGTTCACGGGACGACGAGGTGCTGCGCATGCTTGCAGCTGCTGTCCTGGCCTTCTTCCTGTGCTGGGTGCCCCATCAGGTGTTCCACTTAATGCAGGTGCTCACCCAGCTGATACTGGTGGAAAACTGTGCCATCCTGGAAATCATTGACACCGCCATGCCCTTCACCATCTGCATTGCCTACTTCAACAGCTGCGTTAACCCTATTGTGTACGGTTTTGTCGGGCACACCTTCCGCAAAAACTTACTGCGCCTGTTGCGCTGCGCGCCAGCTGGACCCACAGGGCCTCACCAGAGCATTAGCTCCAAGATGAGCGCCTTCTCCTTTCAGGCTTCTGAGACACTGAGCCTCACAGCCAAAAGTAAGGCCTCCTCCGACgttaagtga